CTGTGAAATAACCATCATCAAATACTGCACTAACAGCACGTTCAATTTCCGCTGCTTCTTCTTTTAAGCCAAATGAATATTGCAGCATCATCGCCACAGAAAGAATAGTTGCCGCTGGATTTGCTACACCTTGGCCAGCAATTTCTGGAGCTGAGCCATGTACTGGTTCATATAGACCGAAATTATCGCCACGAATGGAGGCCGATGGTAATACACCTAAAGAACCTGTAATAACAGAGGCTTCATCACTTAAAATATCACCAAACATATTTTCAGTAACAACCACATCATAGTGACCCGGATTTGTAATTAATTTCATCGCCACCGAATCGACTAAATTATGCTCAACCTGTACATCGGGATATTCTTTTTTCTTCGCTTCCACTACTTCACGCCATAGTCGACTAGTTTCCAGTACATTTGCTTTATCGACAGAACATAATTTACCTCCACGTAAGCGTGCTAATTCAAAGGCATTTTCAACAATCCGTTCAACCTCAGCCGTTGAATAAACAGTTGTATCAATCGCACCATTTTCAGTACGCATACGTGGTTCCCCGAAGTATACGCCGCCTGTTAATTCACGTACAATCATTAAATCGACGTTTTCGGCAACTTCACGCTTTAATGGTGAAGCATCAAGTAAACTCGGGAACGCCTTTACTGGACGTAGATTTGCAAATAAATCAAAATGCTTGCGAATACGCAATAAGCCTTTTTCTGGACGTAATTCAGGTGGATTATTATCCCATTTTGGACCACCTACTGCCCCAAGTAAAATTGCATCACTGCTTTCACACAATTCAATCGTCTCATCTGGTAATGGATTATTGTGTTGGTCGATGGCAGCGCCTCCGATTGTTGCATAACCTAAATGGAATGTATGGTTGAAACGTTTACCGATTACTTGCAATACACGTACAGCAGAAGCAACAACCTCTGGCCCAATTCCGTCACCAGGAAGTACTGTAATTTTTTTCTCCATCGTCAAAACACCTTTCTTTGTATAGTGTAGACATACACTATTTTAGTAAAGACTCTCATCTACAAAAATAGATGAGAGTCATCAATGTGAATGAT
This genomic stretch from Lysinibacillus pakistanensis harbors:
- the leuB gene encoding 3-isopropylmalate dehydrogenase translates to MEKKITVLPGDGIGPEVVASAVRVLQVIGKRFNHTFHLGYATIGGAAIDQHNNPLPDETIELCESSDAILLGAVGGPKWDNNPPELRPEKGLLRIRKHFDLFANLRPVKAFPSLLDASPLKREVAENVDLMIVRELTGGVYFGEPRMRTENGAIDTTVYSTAEVERIVENAFELARLRGGKLCSVDKANVLETSRLWREVVEAKKKEYPDVQVEHNLVDSVAMKLITNPGHYDVVVTENMFGDILSDEASVITGSLGVLPSASIRGDNFGLYEPVHGSAPEIAGQGVANPAATILSVAMMLQYSFGLKEEAAEIERAVSAVFDDGYFTADLARDGGRILSTNEWTDKVINEIDTSFVSESIMTTYI